Proteins encoded within one genomic window of Thermodesulfobium sp. 4217-1:
- a CDS encoding flavin reductase family protein, whose translation MNKFQLVDPDLFDFSPFRIIGKDWMLITAEKEGKINSMTASWGGLGVIWGKNSAFIFVRKTRYTKEFIDGSDSFSLSFFDHEKYKKSLSYMGSVSGRNEDKISKSGLTIGHYEGIPYYDEASKVLICKKACCQPISPENFTSKKIDDQWYKDKDYHDLYIGEIVAILKS comes from the coding sequence ATGAACAAATTTCAATTAGTAGATCCTGACTTATTTGATTTTAGCCCATTTCGTATAATAGGCAAAGATTGGATGCTTATTACAGCCGAAAAAGAAGGCAAGATAAACAGCATGACAGCTTCATGGGGCGGACTGGGCGTAATCTGGGGCAAGAACAGCGCATTCATATTTGTAAGAAAGACCAGATATACAAAAGAGTTTATCGATGGATCGGACAGTTTCTCACTTTCATTTTTCGATCATGAAAAATACAAAAAATCACTTAGTTATATGGGCAGCGTATCAGGGAGGAATGAGGATAAAATATCTAAATCTGGATTAACCATTGGCCATTACGAAGGCATCCCATATTACGATGAGGCCTCTAAAGTCTTGATTTGCAAAAAGGCGTGCTGTCAGCCTATTAGCCCAGAGAATTTCACATCTAAGAAAATTGACGATCAGTGGTATAAGGATAAA
- the hutI gene encoding imidazolonepropionase, producing the protein MDLLLINANIYTLSNSSKKPKIKDEMNELSISENSAIAIDSGVIKDIGKTEVLLEKYKGVTRDIVDVGGRALLPGFVDPHTHSVFLGTREQEFRIRLEGKTYIEILQAGGGILSTVENIRKASVEEIATDLAKRVKTFFQYGTTTFEAKSGYGLDFENEIKMLKAIKMVNDVGDAQIIPTFLGAHALPKEYKGNSKKYVELLINDMLPYIAENKLADFIDVFCEEGVFSPAETEKILLSGIELGLKAKIHSDEIKAIGCSELAEKLRLVSCDHLLKINGSGLRALKMGESIATLLPGTAFSLRERYAPAREIIDYGIPVAIATDCNPGSSYTESMPMIITLAVINMGMSVNEAISAATVNAAFAVQKQEQIGSIEISKQADFVILKENSHIFIPYHYGVNPVWCTYKRGKRVYDSEVGMC; encoded by the coding sequence ATGGATCTTTTGCTCATTAATGCAAACATATATACTCTGTCAAATAGCTCTAAGAAACCAAAAATAAAGGATGAGATGAATGAGCTATCAATTTCTGAAAACTCAGCCATTGCAATTGACAGTGGGGTAATAAAGGATATTGGCAAAACTGAGGTTTTGTTAGAAAAATATAAAGGCGTGACAAGAGATATTGTAGATGTAGGGGGAAGGGCTCTGCTGCCTGGGTTCGTAGATCCGCACACGCACTCAGTTTTTCTGGGCACAAGAGAACAAGAGTTCAGGATAAGGCTTGAGGGGAAGACCTATATTGAAATACTTCAGGCTGGCGGGGGGATTCTTAGCACTGTTGAAAACATTAGAAAGGCATCGGTAGAAGAGATTGCTACAGATCTCGCTAAAAGGGTGAAGACCTTCTTCCAATATGGGACGACTACCTTTGAAGCTAAGAGCGGATATGGTTTAGATTTTGAAAACGAGATAAAGATGCTAAAGGCTATTAAGATGGTAAATGATGTAGGGGATGCCCAAATTATTCCCACCTTTCTTGGGGCTCATGCTCTGCCAAAAGAGTATAAGGGCAACAGCAAGAAATATGTAGAACTTTTGATAAACGATATGCTGCCCTATATTGCTGAAAACAAACTTGCTGATTTTATAGACGTCTTCTGTGAAGAGGGCGTCTTCAGTCCTGCTGAAACGGAGAAGATTTTGCTATCAGGCATCGAACTTGGGCTTAAGGCAAAGATTCATTCTGACGAAATAAAGGCTATTGGCTGCAGTGAACTGGCAGAGAAATTAAGGCTGGTCTCTTGTGACCACCTGTTAAAGATCAATGGAAGTGGGCTTCGTGCACTAAAAATGGGCGAAAGCATTGCTACATTGCTCCCTGGTACGGCATTTAGCCTTAGGGAGAGGTATGCCCCTGCAAGAGAGATAATTGACTACGGCATACCTGTTGCCATTGCAACAGACTGCAACCCTGGAAGCTCTTACACAGAATCTATGCCAATGATAATAACTCTTGCAGTAATAAATATGGGCATGAGCGTGAACGAAGCTATATCGGCAGCTACTGTCAATGCAGCTTTTGCAGTCCAAAAGCAAGAGCAAATTGGGTCAATCGAAATATCAAAGCAGGCAGACTTTGTAATCTTGAAAGAAAATAGCCATATCTTTATTCCTTATCATTACGGAGTAAATCCCGTGTGGTGTACCTATAAGAGAGGAAAGAGGGTTTATGACAGCGAGGTAGGCATGTGTTAG
- a CDS encoding urocanate hydratase — MTNLRKISLPDDLPEEPKFLDGIRRAPARYFNLNLNQTKLALKNALRYVPKHLHEKLAPEFMEELTTRGRIYGYRYRPEGRIYGRPISDYEGQTIEGRAFQVMIDNNLDFDIALYPYELVTYGETGQVFQNWMQYRLVKEYLKVMTDEETLVVMSGHPLGLFPSHKEAPRVINTNSMMVGMFDNPDDWHIAAQLGVANYGQMTAGGWMYIGPQGIVHGTYITILNAAKMFLDVPWDKDLSGHLFVSSGLGGMSGAQPKAVEIANGVGIIAEVERSRIQTRYEQGWVSKISTDLDEIFDIAKKYLDSKKSISIAYHGNIVDLLEYMVEKNIKPELISDQTSCHVPYDGGYIPQGLTYEESIKMIQSDHPKFKEYVNKSLKKHFDVIQILKQRGGYFWDYGNSFLKAVFDAGVKEVALNKVNTDEGFVLPSYVEDIMGPMYFDYGYGPFRWVCLSRDHKDLQKTDRAAASIIDPNRRMQDRDNYHWIVSAEENKLVVGTEARILYADAQTRVDIALKFNDMIRKNEIGPVMLGRDHHDTGGTDSPFRETANIKDGSNMMADMAVHCFAGNAARGMSMAVLSNGGGVGIGKAINGGFGLVLDGSERVDKIIKRALDWDAMIGVSRRAWARNKNAIDVSEQYNTDQNGTITIPQIADDSLIDRAVKEKLGEK; from the coding sequence ATGACAAATTTAAGAAAGATAAGTCTGCCAGACGATTTGCCTGAGGAGCCAAAGTTTCTGGATGGTATCAGACGGGCTCCGGCAAGATATTTTAATCTGAACTTAAATCAAACAAAATTGGCGCTTAAGAATGCGCTTAGATATGTGCCAAAGCATCTGCATGAAAAGCTTGCGCCCGAATTTATGGAAGAGTTGACCACAAGGGGCAGGATATATGGATACAGATACAGGCCTGAAGGCAGAATATATGGCAGGCCAATAAGCGATTATGAGGGCCAGACAATTGAGGGCAGGGCCTTTCAGGTTATGATAGACAACAATTTGGACTTTGACATAGCTTTGTACCCCTATGAGCTTGTAACTTATGGGGAAACTGGTCAGGTATTTCAAAACTGGATGCAGTACAGATTGGTGAAAGAGTATCTAAAAGTAATGACAGATGAAGAGACCTTAGTAGTGATGTCAGGCCACCCACTGGGTCTATTCCCTTCGCATAAAGAGGCTCCAAGAGTTATAAATACAAACTCTATGATGGTCGGCATGTTCGACAACCCAGATGATTGGCATATAGCAGCTCAATTGGGCGTGGCAAATTATGGTCAGATGACTGCTGGAGGCTGGATGTATATAGGTCCTCAGGGCATCGTTCACGGAACATATATAACAATATTGAACGCTGCAAAGATGTTTCTGGACGTTCCCTGGGACAAGGATCTTTCTGGGCACTTATTCGTAAGCTCGGGTTTGGGCGGAATGAGCGGGGCTCAACCGAAAGCTGTAGAGATAGCAAATGGAGTTGGGATTATAGCTGAAGTTGAGAGATCAAGAATACAGACCAGATATGAACAAGGGTGGGTAAGCAAGATTAGCACCGACCTTGATGAGATTTTTGATATCGCAAAAAAGTATCTTGATTCAAAGAAGAGCATATCTATAGCATATCATGGCAATATAGTTGATTTACTTGAATATATGGTTGAGAAAAATATAAAACCTGAGCTTATCAGCGATCAAACATCCTGTCATGTGCCTTATGATGGCGGATATATACCACAGGGTTTGACATACGAGGAATCCATTAAGATGATACAAAGTGATCACCCCAAGTTTAAAGAGTATGTGAACAAGTCTCTAAAAAAACACTTCGATGTAATTCAGATTCTCAAGCAAAGAGGCGGCTATTTTTGGGACTATGGAAATAGCTTCCTAAAGGCAGTCTTTGACGCTGGGGTTAAGGAGGTGGCATTAAACAAAGTTAACACCGATGAGGGATTTGTTCTGCCATCTTATGTGGAAGATATTATGGGACCAATGTACTTTGATTATGGCTATGGGCCATTTAGGTGGGTATGTTTGTCGAGGGATCATAAAGACTTACAAAAAACTGACAGGGCTGCAGCAAGCATCATAGATCCAAATAGGAGGATGCAGGATAGGGACAATTATCACTGGATAGTATCAGCGGAAGAAAATAAGCTGGTAGTCGGCACAGAGGCAAGAATACTTTATGCAGATGCCCAAACAAGAGTGGATATAGCCTTAAAGTTCAACGATATGATAAGAAAAAATGAAATAGGTCCAGTAATGTTGGGCAGAGATCATCACGATACCGGAGGTACCGACTCGCCATTTCGTGAGACGGCGAATATCAAAGATGGCAGCAATATGATGGCTGATATGGCAGTACACTGCTTTGCAGGTAACGCAGCGCGCGGTATGAGTATGGCTGTATTGTCTAATGGTGGAGGAGTGGGAATAGGAAAGGCTATAAACGGAGGATTTGGGCTTGTGCTGGATGGCTCGGAGAGGGTTGATAAGATAATAAAAAGGGCTCTGGATTGGGATGCGATGATAGGTGTGTCAAGAAGGGCTTGGGCAAGGAACAAAAATGCAATTGATGTATCAGAGCAATACAACACAGACCAAAATGGAACAATAACAATTCCTCAGATAGCTGATGACAGCCTTATTGACAGAGCGGTAAAAGAAAAGCTTGGTGAGAAATAA
- the hutH gene encoding histidine ammonia-lyase, whose product MKNVFKYGEDSLTIGIALDIARGKTKGIIGESARQHIEKTFNDIYYIVEKGDPVYGINTGFGILCSTTISKEETAKLQYNILKSHSCGVGEPIDPIIAKLMMIVKVNSLALGYSGVSLDTLERIMWHIDNDLIPVVPSKGSVGASGDLVPLAHLFLPLIGLGSVFYEGKVYKGAEILSKFNKKPLHLHPKEGLALINGTQFMSALGVYGIERFHTCLENADIIAAMSIETIKGSVKPFEEALHKLRPYKGNIYVAKRISSFLRGSEILQSHVHCKKVQDPYSTRCVPQVHGASRNSFLHFKEILNIELNSVTDNPVIIDRDNVIAGGNFHGEPIALPADYAALAASEIGNISDRRSYLLLGGDDEDLPKMLIKNSGLNSGFMIFQYTSAALASENKSLCFPASADSIPTCLGQEDHVSMGSISMRKFNAILDNLENILAIEMILATQGLDLRRPLKSSPVIEGCHDFIRDYIQITQEDRVFSEDIEKGRKIVSDGKLIDIVNSQCKIEEEYAAMFGLY is encoded by the coding sequence ATGAAGAATGTTTTTAAGTACGGAGAGGATAGTTTGACTATTGGGATAGCCTTAGATATTGCAAGGGGAAAAACAAAAGGAATAATAGGCGAGTCAGCAAGACAGCATATTGAGAAAACTTTCAACGATATCTACTATATCGTTGAAAAGGGAGATCCTGTATACGGCATAAATACGGGTTTTGGAATTTTGTGCAGCACTACTATTTCAAAGGAAGAGACTGCTAAGCTGCAGTACAATATACTGAAAAGTCATTCATGCGGGGTTGGAGAGCCAATTGATCCAATAATTGCAAAGCTTATGATGATAGTTAAGGTAAATTCGCTTGCTCTTGGGTATTCTGGCGTATCTTTAGATACCCTTGAAAGAATAATGTGGCACATAGACAACGATCTTATTCCTGTAGTCCCCAGCAAAGGATCTGTGGGGGCGAGCGGTGACCTCGTGCCTTTGGCTCATTTGTTTTTGCCTCTTATAGGTTTGGGCAGTGTTTTCTATGAGGGCAAGGTATATAAAGGGGCTGAAATTCTTAGCAAATTTAACAAAAAGCCATTGCATTTACATCCAAAGGAAGGCCTTGCGCTGATAAACGGCACGCAATTTATGAGCGCTCTTGGAGTTTACGGCATAGAGAGATTTCATACTTGTTTAGAAAATGCTGACATTATTGCTGCAATGTCAATCGAGACAATTAAAGGTTCAGTGAAACCATTTGAAGAGGCATTGCACAAATTAAGGCCTTATAAAGGAAATATCTATGTTGCAAAGAGAATTAGCTCATTCTTAAGGGGATCTGAAATATTACAATCTCATGTTCATTGTAAAAAGGTACAGGATCCATATTCTACCAGATGTGTGCCTCAGGTTCACGGTGCTTCAAGAAATAGTTTTCTCCATTTCAAGGAGATATTGAACATAGAATTGAACTCTGTAACGGATAACCCGGTGATAATCGATAGGGACAACGTAATAGCTGGTGGCAATTTCCACGGTGAACCCATAGCCCTTCCTGCCGATTATGCTGCATTAGCAGCAAGTGAAATAGGCAATATATCAGATAGGAGATCTTACTTGCTGCTTGGAGGCGACGATGAAGACCTGCCAAAGATGCTTATAAAAAATTCAGGACTCAATTCAGGCTTTATGATATTTCAATATACATCTGCTGCTCTTGCAAGCGAGAACAAAAGCCTTTGTTTCCCTGCAAGCGCAGATAGTATTCCGACCTGTCTTGGGCAAGAAGACCACGTAAGTATGGGCTCTATTTCTATGAGAAAATTTAACGCTATCCTTGATAATCTTGAGAACATACTTGCAATTGAGATGATCCTTGCGACACAGGGATTAGATCTTAGAAGACCTCTTAAATCAAGTCCTGTAATCGAAGGGTGTCATGACTTTATTAGGGACTATATTCAGATAACTCAGGAAGACAGGGTTTTTTCAGAGGATATAGAAAAAGGCAGAAAGATTGTCTCAGATGGCAAGTTAATTGATATTGTAAACAGTCAGTGCAAGATAGAAGAAGAATATGCTGCTATGTTCGGACTGTATTAA
- a CDS encoding MarR family winged helix-turn-helix transcriptional regulator produces MRIFDSARELILGTRLKQLSDRYLGDVSKIYKKCGIEFEPSWFGIFFLLDRHKSLTLSEIAENMDITLSGISQIILILSKKNLIVANTIKNDKRKKVISLTAKGEDLLRRVKPIWKSISLKMNEILLEGGHSKNLLDALSEVERSFEKLSLSERVLLHIHSSKFTTQKFSPKYYSNLKKLIFHWIYDFYIPHFVSDLKNTLEKNAEHILFALKDREVAAAAIGIMENDSLNLYLFDRSDVDDSILTLISQRYIEHNLQKISSIELDSGKSALREFIEERGFKFEREKSFPDSTKMLAIYIKEAISK; encoded by the coding sequence ATGAGAATTTTTGATTCTGCAAGGGAACTTATACTGGGAACGAGATTGAAACAGCTAAGCGATAGGTATCTGGGTGACGTCTCTAAAATCTATAAAAAATGCGGGATTGAATTTGAGCCATCCTGGTTTGGCATCTTTTTCTTGCTTGACAGGCACAAAAGCCTTACTCTAAGCGAAATAGCTGAGAATATGGATATTACCTTGTCTGGCATTAGCCAGATTATACTTATCCTGTCAAAGAAAAATTTAATAGTTGCAAATACTATAAAAAACGACAAGAGAAAGAAGGTTATCTCTCTTACAGCAAAGGGTGAAGACCTTCTAAGAAGAGTAAAGCCTATTTGGAAGTCGATAAGTTTGAAAATGAACGAAATATTGCTTGAGGGGGGACACAGCAAAAACTTGCTTGATGCCCTGTCAGAGGTTGAAAGATCTTTTGAAAAGCTTAGCCTTTCAGAAAGGGTGCTCCTGCACATTCACAGCTCGAAGTTTACGACTCAAAAATTTTCACCGAAATACTATAGCAATCTGAAAAAGCTAATCTTCCACTGGATATATGACTTCTATATACCTCATTTCGTAAGCGATCTAAAAAATACTTTAGAGAAAAATGCTGAACACATACTTTTTGCCTTAAAAGATAGAGAGGTTGCGGCTGCAGCTATCGGCATAATGGAAAATGATTCTTTAAACCTATATCTATTTGACAGAAGTGATGTAGATGACAGCATATTGACTTTGATATCTCAAAGATATATTGAACACAACCTTCAAAAAATTTCTTCTATAGAATTAGACTCTGGCAAAAGTGCGTTAAGAGAATTTATTGAAGAAAGAGGGTTTAAATTTGAAAGAGAGAAAAGTTTTCCTGACAGCACAAAAATGTTAGCTATATATATAAAGGAGGCAATATCGAAATGA
- a CDS encoding HutD family protein, with the protein METKVELIKSTKYITSKWSGGTTSELLIYPDGSKYSERNFKWRISSAKIEASKSLFTQLPGITRHIMVIDGKIILEHQDRYKKVLGPFDKDSFMGVWETKSYGKATDFNLMLTNNFAGDLEAYFIEEEQVFDIAINESSGKNVTNVFYVLNGSVEIDVNKKKFNIEEKDLLYVTGLSTGEKMIRLANRSICKLVVIRALIWG; encoded by the coding sequence ATGGAAACAAAAGTTGAACTAATTAAGAGTACGAAGTATATTACCAGCAAATGGTCTGGAGGTACAACTTCAGAGTTGTTGATATATCCAGACGGCAGCAAATATAGTGAAAGAAATTTTAAATGGAGAATTAGTTCTGCAAAGATTGAAGCGTCAAAGTCTTTGTTTACCCAACTACCTGGCATAACAAGACATATTATGGTTATTGATGGCAAAATTATCCTTGAACATCAAGATAGATACAAAAAGGTATTAGGGCCATTTGATAAAGACAGCTTTATGGGAGTTTGGGAAACAAAAAGTTATGGCAAAGCAACAGATTTTAATTTGATGCTAACTAACAATTTTGCAGGGGACTTAGAAGCCTATTTTATTGAAGAAGAACAAGTTTTTGATATAGCAATCAATGAGAGTAGTGGTAAAAATGTTACAAACGTTTTTTATGTGCTTAATGGAAGTGTGGAAATCGATGTTAATAAAAAGAAATTCAACATTGAGGAAAAAGATCTGCTGTACGTAACAGGACTGTCTACTGGAGAGAAAATGATAAGGCTTGCTAACAGGTCAATCTGTAAACTTGTCGTTATTAGGGCGCTAATATGGGGATAG
- the hutG gene encoding formimidoylglutamase, with protein MFKANYSPTDKEVWKGRIDSLDNFDAFRWHQWIKNIDLQDDEAVKSNCKFGFCFVGYCCDEGISRNNGRTGASKGPDYIRKELANLPCSFTEEVGLFDAGNIYCENSTLEESQKMLSVAVSKILDMNLFPIVLGGGHEIAFGHYNGILDHLLQRVEVPKIGIINFDAHFDIRPYSNGGSSGTSFRQISDLNIQKGLGYSYFCIGVQRHSNTIDLFKTARKLGVDYILAKDIVGNDDCSVLEKLDDFIKFQDHIYITICADVFSSAFAPGVSAAQPLGLDPEKVIKFIKHIIKSGKVISFDVAEVSPRFDQDNITASLASVLIFALVNTISFINGFYIES; from the coding sequence ATGTTTAAAGCAAATTATAGCCCAACTGATAAAGAAGTTTGGAAGGGCAGAATCGATAGTCTTGATAATTTTGACGCATTTAGATGGCATCAATGGATTAAAAATATCGATTTGCAAGACGATGAAGCTGTTAAGAGTAATTGCAAATTTGGCTTTTGTTTTGTTGGATATTGTTGCGATGAGGGTATTAGTAGAAACAATGGCAGAACAGGAGCCAGTAAAGGTCCTGACTATATCAGAAAAGAACTGGCCAACTTACCTTGCAGCTTTACTGAGGAAGTTGGGCTTTTCGATGCAGGGAATATATATTGTGAGAACTCTACCTTAGAAGAAAGTCAAAAAATGCTTTCTGTAGCAGTTTCTAAAATATTAGATATGAATCTTTTTCCAATAGTGCTGGGTGGCGGCCATGAAATTGCTTTTGGTCATTATAATGGCATTTTAGATCATTTGCTGCAGCGTGTTGAGGTGCCTAAAATTGGCATAATAAATTTTGATGCTCATTTTGATATCAGGCCTTATTCAAATGGCGGCAGTTCAGGAACCTCATTTAGGCAAATATCAGATTTAAATATCCAAAAGGGTTTAGGGTACTCATATTTCTGCATTGGTGTTCAAAGACACAGCAATACAATCGATTTATTTAAAACAGCCAGAAAACTGGGAGTTGACTATATTTTAGCAAAAGATATAGTTGGCAATGACGATTGCAGTGTGCTTGAGAAATTAGATGATTTTATAAAGTTTCAAGATCATATCTATATAACTATTTGTGCTGATGTGTTTTCTAGCGCATTCGCACCTGGAGTAAGCGCAGCACAACCTCTTGGATTAGATCCTGAGAAAGTTATAAAGTTTATAAAACACATTATAAAGTCAGGAAAAGTAATAAGCTTTGACGTGGCAGAGGTTTCTCCAAGGTTTGATCAGGATAACATTACTGCGAGTTTGGCATCGGTATTAATTTTTGCATTAGTAAATACTATATCCTTTATAAATGGGTTCTATATTGAAAGCTAA
- a CDS encoding cyclodeaminase/cyclohydrolase family protein, whose product MLANMSVVGFLDETASNSPVPGGGSIAALSAAFSAALTQMVSNLTIDKKGYEQVQEEVKPVAEKANKLKGIFVEYIDKDADSFNEVMNAFKLPKDSDEKIEYRKNIIQEATKKAALVPLDVAREAYKMMDIIKVVVEKGNKNAITDAAVATMLARTAVLAALYNVKINLSTIKDTQFVDNVAQEVSKLERDVKLKEEEILSKITL is encoded by the coding sequence ATGTTAGCAAATATGTCAGTGGTAGGTTTTTTGGATGAGACTGCTTCAAATTCGCCTGTGCCAGGTGGCGGAAGTATTGCAGCATTAAGCGCAGCTTTTTCTGCAGCCTTAACTCAGATGGTGAGCAATTTAACTATAGATAAAAAAGGTTATGAGCAAGTCCAAGAAGAAGTTAAGCCTGTTGCCGAAAAGGCGAATAAATTGAAGGGTATTTTTGTGGAATATATTGACAAAGATGCTGATTCTTTTAATGAGGTTATGAACGCCTTTAAACTTCCAAAAGATTCTGATGAAAAAATAGAATACAGAAAAAATATTATACAAGAGGCTACAAAAAAAGCAGCTTTAGTTCCTCTGGATGTGGCAAGAGAAGCTTACAAAATGATGGACATTATTAAAGTTGTGGTGGAAAAGGGTAACAAAAATGCAATTACAGACGCTGCAGTGGCAACAATGTTGGCAAGAACTGCGGTACTTGCGGCGCTATATAACGTAAAGATAAACCTGTCAACGATAAAAGATACCCAGTTCGTAGATAATGTTGCTCAGGAAGTTAGTAAGCTTGAAAGAGATGTTAAGCTGAAAGAGGAAGAAATATTATCAAAAATCACTTTATAG
- the ftcD gene encoding glutamate formimidoyltransferase, which yields MKSVKKLIECVPNFSEGRDLDKIEQIVSPFRGKDGLNLLDYKGDKDHNRLVVTVVGEPEIVKSAVLEAIGVAIDVIDLRAHKGQHPRMGACDVVPYIPIKNVSVEEAIELAKETAKEAWERYSLPIFLYEKAATNPQRENLSNIRKGEFEGMNQKMTQPEWIPDYGDAKVHPTAGVTAVGVRMPLIAFNVNLDTNNLEIANKIAKNVRFTGGGLRYCKALGVELKERGIVQVSMNMTDFTKTALYRSYELVKMEARRYGVNVVGTEIIGLLPMEAMIDTAVYYLGVEDFSMDQILETRIME from the coding sequence ATGAAAAGTGTAAAGAAATTAATTGAGTGTGTACCTAACTTTAGCGAAGGCAGGGATCTTGACAAAATAGAACAAATTGTCAGTCCTTTCAGAGGCAAAGATGGTTTAAATCTTTTAGATTACAAGGGAGATAAGGATCACAATAGGCTGGTAGTAACCGTAGTGGGAGAACCAGAGATCGTTAAGAGTGCAGTTTTAGAAGCAATTGGAGTAGCTATTGACGTTATAGATTTAAGGGCTCACAAAGGGCAGCACCCAAGGATGGGTGCTTGTGATGTAGTGCCTTATATTCCAATAAAAAATGTTAGCGTAGAAGAAGCTATAGAACTTGCAAAAGAGACAGCTAAAGAGGCATGGGAAAGATATAGTCTTCCAATATTTCTATATGAAAAAGCAGCCACAAACCCCCAAAGAGAGAACCTTTCAAATATTAGAAAAGGCGAATTCGAAGGAATGAATCAAAAGATGACCCAGCCTGAATGGATCCCTGATTATGGTGATGCTAAAGTGCATCCAACTGCTGGGGTTACTGCTGTAGGTGTGAGGATGCCATTAATAGCCTTTAATGTGAATTTAGATACAAATAACTTAGAAATTGCAAACAAAATTGCTAAGAACGTTAGGTTTACAGGCGGTGGATTGAGATACTGCAAGGCTCTTGGCGTGGAGTTAAAAGAGAGAGGCATAGTTCAGGTATCTATGAATATGACTGACTTTACAAAGACCGCTCTTTATCGATCTTATGAGCTAGTTAAAATGGAAGCTAGAAGATATGGAGTTAATGTGGTGGGAACTGAAATAATTGGACTTTTGCCAATGGAGGCAATGATTGACACTGCAGTTTATTATCTTGGGGTTGAAGACTTTTCTATGGATCAGATTCTCGAAACCAGAATTATGGAATAA